ATTCTCCGTCCTTTTACTACTTCCTGCCGATGTACCAACTATTGCCCAAGAAGATTGGGGATTACAAAATATTTGTGTTATAAAATGCCCTATTATGGATATATACCAGTACAATGAGGCATTTTGGAAAGAACTATTAGACGGTATTACCATTAGCTCAACATCTTGAATAAAGTGAAACTTTAATCAACCCTCACCAACCAGGCGTTTACGGGCAGCAGGGCTTCCACCTAACTTCTTTGCTCCAGCCGAATTTTGAGGCGGGAGTTTTACTGCCCACAAATAGCAGGATAAAAAGGTGATTTCCTCCATATTTCAAATTATAATTATCCATATACAAATGAATAAGGAGCGATCACATTCATGTACCCACGTGCAAAATCCTTTGGTATTGTTATACATCACGATCGACTTCTCCTACAAGAATATAATATAGCCAATGAAACATATTACCGACCTCTTGGCGGATCAATTGAACTTGGTGAAAAATCAGCACATACTGTTATTCGTGAATTTAAAGAAGAGCTTCATACAGAAGTAGAAATCACCAATTATTTAGGATGCTTAGAAAACATCTTTCATCTAGATGAGGAAATTGGTCATGAAATCATTCAACTATATTCTTTATGCTTATTAGACACGTCACTATATGAAACGGAAATACTCAATATACAAGATGAACAAACAATGTCATATGCAAAATGGGTTCCCATTACTGCATTCATTCAGAAGGAAAAAGTACTATATCCGGATGGAATTTTGAAATATATCCAAAAGAAAAAAGACGAGATCCTATAGGATCTCGTCTTTCTTTTCAAATAGTATATTAACCAATATTTCCAAGACGTAGTACGTCACGAGCGATCATAACTTCTTCGTCAGTTGGAATTACGATAATTTTTACTGGAGAGTGTGGGAAGCTGATGAATGCTTCTTCACCGAATACATTATTACGTTTTACGTCGAAGTATACGCCCATGTACTCAAGGCCTTCTAATACGCGCTCACGAATAATCGCACTGTTTTCACCTACACCAGCTGTGAAGATGATTGCGTCTACACCTTTCATACGAGCAGTGTAAGAACCGATGTATTTGTGGATACGGCTTACGAATACATCAAGTGCTACTTTCGCACGGTGGTCGCCTTCTTCTTCTTTCGCAATGATGTCACGTAGGTCACTAGAGTAACCAGTAAGACCTAACATACCACTCTTCTTGTTTAATACGCTAACTACTTCTTCTACTGTTTGGCCTGTTTTTTCCATGATGTATGGAATTAACGCAGGGTCAATGTTACCAGAACGTGTACCCATTGTTACACCAGCAAGTGGAGTGAAGCCCATAGAAGTATCGATTGATTTTCCGCCTTCTACTGCTGCGATACTTGCACCGTTACCTAAGTGACAAGAAAGTAGGCTTAAGTTTTCAATTGGACGACCTAATAATTCAGCCGCACGCTCAGTTACGTATTTATGAGAAGTTCCGTGGAAACCGTATTTACGGATACCGAATTTTTCATAGTACTCATATGGTAAGCTGTATAGGAATGCAGATTCCGGCATTGTTTGGTGGAATGCTGTATCGAATACTGCTACTGCTGGTACGTTTGGTAATACTTCTTGGAATGCTTTAATACCAACAAGGTTTGCTGGGTTGTGAAGTGGTGCTAAATCGCTTAATTCTTCGATATCAGCTAATACTTCATCAGTAATTAAAACAGAATCAGCAAATTTTTCGCCGCCGTGTACAACACGGTGACCGATACCGCCAATCTCATCAAGAGATTTTACGATTCCGTTTTCAGTTAACTTCTTAAGAAGCATATTAACTGCTACTGCGTGATCTGGGATGTTTGTAATTTCTTTTTGTTTTTCGCCATCTACAGTAATAGTGAAGATACTATCTTCTAAACCGATACGTTCTACTAAACCTTTTGTTAATACTGTTTCACTTGGCATTTCAAATAATTGGAATTTTAAGGAAGAGCTTCCTGCGTTAATCGCGATGATTTTTGACATCTAGTCTTTCGCCCCTTTTTCTCTTGGTAGTTGTGTGGATCATTCCACAAACCGCTCGATTTTATCTAATTAAATTCACTCAATATGAAAACGTTTCATCATCAGTAAATTTTATACTCACGATTTTAATTTAAACATCGTCCGACATATATTTCAAGTGAAAAAATTGTAACACCAAGAAAAAAAATATATTACAGATTTCAAAAAAATTCAGTTAAATCTTGTATATATTAAAAAATATGACAAATCCTATACATCTGTACTACATTAATCACTACCCCTGTTACATATAACTTACCTTATTTATGTGTTGCAAACCAAGTGTTCAATTGATCCATAATGTTCTCCATAGCCTTCATGTTAGAGAATTTAGGTAATTCCACTAGTAGCGCCTGTTTCGGCATTGTTACACCTTGGCCTTTCTTTTGGAGAACAAATATACTTTTTGCATTTTTCTCGTTTTTAAACATGGAAACAGGTAGTTGTAACAATCCTTGAATAAAGC
This genomic interval from Bacillus cereus contains the following:
- a CDS encoding NUDIX hydrolase gives rise to the protein MYPRAKSFGIVIHHDRLLLQEYNIANETYYRPLGGSIELGEKSAHTVIREFKEELHTEVEITNYLGCLENIFHLDEEIGHEIIQLYSLCLLDTSLYETEILNIQDEQTMSYAKWVPITAFIQKEKVLYPDGILKYIQKKKDEIL
- the ackA gene encoding acetate kinase, whose protein sequence is MSKIIAINAGSSSLKFQLFEMPSETVLTKGLVERIGLEDSIFTITVDGEKQKEITNIPDHAVAVNMLLKKLTENGIVKSLDEIGGIGHRVVHGGEKFADSVLITDEVLADIEELSDLAPLHNPANLVGIKAFQEVLPNVPAVAVFDTAFHQTMPESAFLYSLPYEYYEKFGIRKYGFHGTSHKYVTERAAELLGRPIENLSLLSCHLGNGASIAAVEGGKSIDTSMGFTPLAGVTMGTRSGNIDPALIPYIMEKTGQTVEEVVSVLNKKSGMLGLTGYSSDLRDIIAKEEEGDHRAKVALDVFVSRIHKYIGSYTARMKGVDAIIFTAGVGENSAIIRERVLEGLEYMGVYFDVKRNNVFGEEAFISFPHSPVKIIVIPTDEEVMIARDVLRLGNIG